The following coding sequences are from one Deinococcus arcticus window:
- a CDS encoding nucleoside triphosphate pyrophosphohydrolase gives MPKLVRDRIPERFGGQATPLEEAAFRAALREKLQEEVAEYLESGEAEELADVLEVVYALAGLDGLSSTALEEQRSAKAQARGAFSRRLWWTPT, from the coding sequence ATGCCCAAACTGGTACGCGACCGCATTCCCGAACGGTTTGGCGGGCAGGCCACGCCGCTGGAGGAGGCAGCTTTCCGCGCCGCCCTGCGCGAGAAATTGCAGGAAGAGGTCGCGGAGTACCTGGAGAGCGGCGAAGCGGAGGAACTGGCCGATGTGCTGGAAGTCGTCTACGCGCTGGCTGGGCTGGACGGCCTGAGCTCAACGGCCCTGGAAGAGCAGCGTTCCGCAAAGGCTCAGGCCCGCGGCGCCTTCAGCCGTCGGCTGTGGTGGACACCCACCTAA
- a CDS encoding BMP family ABC transporter substrate-binding protein, protein MKHLLLAAPLTLALMTTAASPAAQAQQTGKLKACFIYVGPVGDIGWSYAHDEARKKTEKALPWLETKYVESVPEGQAAPVIDRLVRDKCQVIFTTSFGFMDQTLDAARKYPNVIFAHASGFKRAPNMATYMADFYQIYYLNGLMAAAVSKSDKLGYVAAFPVPELKRHISAFALGARAVNPRATVSVKWINAWFDPNKAREAAEALISEGAGALAFTEDTATVVQTAASRKIPSFAHYSPMYKFAPDYVVSGQLVHWEKIYIDFLTKVRSGTYTTKNLQKVDYWNLLKGGSVELGAQDGMAINPRWIPALKAKTMTVNGKKISVYDRVMALKAEMERGGKFDPFTGPLKDRNGILRVKAGKVATVAELNNMAWVAPGVTGQVADEPKK, encoded by the coding sequence ATGAAACACCTGCTGCTTGCCGCCCCCCTGACCCTGGCCCTGATGACCACCGCTGCCAGCCCCGCCGCGCAGGCCCAGCAAACGGGCAAACTCAAAGCCTGCTTTATCTACGTGGGCCCGGTGGGCGACATCGGCTGGAGCTACGCCCACGACGAGGCGCGCAAGAAAACAGAAAAGGCTCTGCCCTGGCTGGAAACGAAGTATGTGGAAAGCGTGCCCGAGGGTCAGGCCGCGCCGGTGATTGACCGGCTGGTGCGCGACAAGTGCCAGGTGATCTTCACCACGTCCTTTGGCTTCATGGACCAGACGCTGGACGCCGCCAGGAAATACCCCAACGTCATTTTCGCCCACGCCAGCGGCTTCAAGCGCGCGCCGAACATGGCCACCTACATGGCTGACTTCTACCAGATCTATTACCTGAACGGCCTGATGGCGGCGGCGGTCAGCAAGAGCGACAAGCTGGGCTACGTGGCCGCCTTTCCGGTCCCGGAACTCAAGCGCCACATCAGCGCTTTTGCCCTGGGCGCGCGTGCCGTGAACCCCAGGGCCACGGTCAGCGTGAAGTGGATCAACGCGTGGTTTGACCCCAACAAGGCCCGCGAGGCTGCCGAGGCCCTGATCAGCGAGGGGGCCGGCGCCCTGGCCTTTACCGAGGACACCGCCACCGTGGTGCAGACGGCCGCCAGCCGCAAGATTCCCAGCTTTGCCCACTACTCGCCCATGTACAAGTTTGCCCCCGACTACGTGGTCAGCGGCCAGCTGGTGCACTGGGAGAAGATCTACATCGACTTCCTGACCAAGGTGCGCAGCGGCACCTATACCACCAAGAACCTGCAGAAGGTGGACTACTGGAACCTTCTGAAGGGCGGCAGCGTGGAACTGGGCGCGCAGGACGGCATGGCCATCAACCCCAGGTGGATTCCCGCCCTGAAGGCCAAAACCATGACCGTGAATGGCAAGAAGATCAGCGTCTATGACCGCGTGATGGCCCTGAAAGCCGAGATGGAACGGGGCGGCAAGTTCGATCCCTTCACCGGGCCCCTCAAGGACCGCAACGGCATCCTGCGCGTGAAGGCCGGCAAGGTGGCCACCGTGGCCGAGCTGAACAACATGGCCTGGGTGGCCCCCGGTGTGACGGGGCAGGTGGCCGACGAACCCAAGAAGTAA
- a CDS encoding tyrosine-type recombinase/integrase: MRRVYLSRDALGIVEDLRRRVSVEARATRYRGQGTADAAPLFPAVDGRPMRQDVLRDVMRRTCEAAGVPLLSPHALRHSTGTFLISRGEDPVSVAALLGHAQVSTTLNIYAHALPGKMRGMVYGLADLQGQGQAKPGAGPDGEEKDGGRPLPLRRKTRKAGPRRKG; encoded by the coding sequence GTGCGCCGGGTCTACCTCTCAAGGGACGCGCTGGGCATCGTGGAAGACCTGCGGCGAAGGGTGAGTGTGGAAGCGCGGGCCACGCGCTACCGGGGCCAGGGCACGGCAGACGCGGCCCCCCTCTTCCCGGCGGTAGACGGGCGGCCCATGCGGCAAGACGTGCTGCGGGATGTCATGCGCCGGACCTGCGAAGCGGCGGGCGTGCCCCTGCTGTCCCCCCACGCGCTGCGGCACAGCACGGGCACCTTTCTGATTTCGAGGGGCGAAGACCCGGTGAGCGTGGCCGCGCTGCTGGGGCACGCCCAGGTGAGTACCACCCTGAACATTTACGCCCACGCGCTGCCGGGCAAGATGCGCGGCATGGTCTACGGGCTGGCAGACCTGCAGGGCCAGGGGCAGGCGAAGCCGGGGGCAGGCCCAGACGGCGAAGAGAAAGACGGGGGGCGCCCGCTGCCGCTGCGCCGGAAGACCCGCAAGGCCGGGCCCCGCCGGAAGGGGTAG
- a CDS encoding thiolase family protein: MTKAVIVAASRTPTGKFLGALADVPAVELGSLTLRDTLRRAGLGAELVQEVIMGQVVQAGSGQNPARQAALRAGLTHEVGALTINKVCGSGLKAVILAAQSIRAGDQQAVLAGGMESMSNSPHLLPGARKGYRLGHAQVLDANTHDGLWCSINDEGMGLTGERVAEKYSIGREEQDTYATASHQKAIAAQQGGRFTDEIVPVTVKGRKGDVTVDTDEGPRADTSLDTLGRLKPAFKKDGSVTAGNAPGLNDGAASLLVVSEAFAQAHGLKVMAEITGYATGGLAPEWVMMTPVPATQKLLRGLGMTADDVDLWELNEAFSVQSLAVSRELGLDPTRVNVNGGAVALGHPIGASGARILVTLLHALKQQDKETGVATLCMGGGNGLALAVKRVG, translated from the coding sequence ATGACCAAAGCTGTGATTGTGGCGGCCAGCCGCACGCCCACCGGGAAGTTCCTGGGCGCCCTGGCCGATGTGCCTGCGGTGGAACTGGGCAGCCTGACCCTGCGTGACACCCTGCGGCGCGCGGGTCTGGGCGCCGAACTGGTGCAAGAGGTCATCATGGGACAGGTGGTGCAGGCGGGCAGCGGGCAGAATCCGGCCCGGCAGGCCGCCCTGCGCGCGGGCCTGACCCACGAGGTGGGCGCGCTCACCATCAACAAGGTCTGCGGCAGTGGCCTGAAAGCGGTCATTCTGGCGGCCCAGAGCATCCGCGCCGGGGACCAGCAGGCGGTGCTGGCGGGCGGCATGGAATCCATGAGCAACTCGCCCCATCTGCTGCCCGGGGCCCGCAAGGGCTACCGCCTGGGCCACGCGCAGGTGCTGGACGCCAACACCCACGACGGCCTGTGGTGCTCGATCAACGACGAGGGCATGGGCCTGACCGGCGAGCGTGTGGCCGAGAAGTACAGCATTGGCCGTGAAGAACAGGACACCTACGCGACCGCCAGTCACCAGAAGGCCATTGCCGCGCAGCAGGGCGGGCGCTTCACCGACGAGATCGTGCCGGTGACCGTCAAGGGCCGCAAGGGCGACGTGACCGTGGACACCGACGAGGGGCCCCGCGCCGACACCAGCCTGGACACGCTGGGCCGATTGAAGCCCGCCTTCAAGAAAGACGGCTCGGTGACCGCCGGCAACGCCCCGGGCCTGAACGACGGCGCTGCCAGCCTGCTGGTCGTCTCTGAGGCCTTCGCCCAGGCGCACGGCCTGAAGGTGATGGCGGAAATTACCGGCTACGCCACCGGCGGGCTGGCCCCGGAATGGGTGATGATGACCCCGGTGCCCGCCACCCAGAAGCTGCTCCGGGGGCTGGGCATGACCGCTGACGACGTGGACCTGTGGGAACTCAACGAAGCCTTCAGTGTGCAGAGCCTTGCCGTCAGCCGTGAACTGGGCCTGGACCCCACGCGGGTGAACGTGAACGGCGGCGCGGTAGCCCTGGGGCACCCCATTGGGGCCAGTGGGGCGCGCATTCTGGTGACCCTGCTGCACGCCCTGAAGCAGCAGGACAAAGAAACTGGTGTGGCCACCCTGTGCATGGGCGGCGGCAATGGCCTCGCGCTGGCCGTGAAACGGGTAGGCTAG
- a CDS encoding MBL fold metallo-hydrolase, whose protein sequence is MTVRVRRLYANVFLLTSPQGRLMVDSGALPYAPALARLLRTFAPGALLLTHAHVDHAGGAFVAAHAGVPLLAHPLEHPALTGQVHDLPYPARRPELGPLISRLHPKVPARALRPALPGQDLLGWEVVALPGHTPGQVGVLRDGVLIAADAVVGAGDGAHLPRAAYNHDHAQALATLKRMADMDLREIWPGHGGMLRPAQVRARAERADG, encoded by the coding sequence GTGACGGTGAGGGTGAGGCGGCTGTATGCCAACGTGTTTCTGCTGACCAGCCCCCAGGGCCGCCTGATGGTGGACAGTGGGGCACTGCCCTATGCCCCGGCGCTGGCCCGGCTGCTGCGGACCTTTGCCCCAGGCGCTCTGCTGCTGACCCACGCCCATGTGGACCACGCAGGCGGCGCTTTCGTGGCCGCCCACGCCGGGGTGCCGCTGCTGGCGCACCCGCTGGAACACCCGGCCCTCACCGGACAGGTGCACGACCTGCCGTATCCGGCCCGGCGCCCGGAACTGGGCCCGCTGATCTCGCGCCTGCACCCCAAGGTGCCGGCCCGGGCGCTGCGCCCTGCCCTGCCCGGTCAGGACCTGCTGGGCTGGGAGGTGGTGGCCCTGCCCGGCCACACCCCCGGGCAAGTGGGCGTGCTGCGGGATGGAGTGCTGATTGCCGCCGACGCCGTGGTGGGTGCCGGAGACGGCGCGCACCTGCCCCGCGCCGCCTACAACCACGACCATGCCCAGGCCCTGGCCACCCTGAAGCGTATGGCCGACATGGACCTGCGCGAGATCTGGCCGGGTCACGGCGGCATGCTCCGCCCGGCGCAGGTGCGCGCACGGGCGGAGCGCGCTGATGGTTGA
- the ffh gene encoding signal recognition particle protein, which translates to MFESLGNKLQDILDRVGKERQLTEAQVKTAMREIRMALLEADVNFGVAKDFVAKVSEKAVGQEVLGSLNAGQTVVKLVHDELIETLGGKSVQPELKTEGNVWFMVGLQGAGKTTSTGKLAAHYKSKGRRVLLVAADTQRPAARDQLEVLARQVGVPILKVADGESPAETRRRVDEHLKTDFRDLVIVDTAGRLQIDEALMDQLAELQVAMQPTESLLVVDAMTGQEALNVAQTFDQRVTVTGLVITKMDGDARGGAALSARSVTGKPIYFAGTSEKLAGLEPFYPDRVAGRILGMGDVLGLIERAQQADLKAMEVKKPGEFDLEDLLTQLRQIRKMGPLGDLLKLIPGMSRALPEGFNVDEKQIQRIDAMISSMTLKERRNPKIIDGRRRKRIAAGSGHSVQDINKLLKMHEQMKDMMKMLQRMTGPGAKGMKPPRMPNLPPNLKR; encoded by the coding sequence ATGTTTGAGTCGCTGGGCAACAAGTTACAGGACATCCTGGACCGGGTGGGCAAGGAACGCCAGCTGACCGAGGCGCAGGTGAAAACGGCCATGCGCGAGATCCGCATGGCGCTGCTGGAAGCCGACGTGAACTTCGGCGTGGCCAAGGATTTCGTGGCGAAGGTCAGCGAAAAGGCCGTGGGCCAGGAAGTCCTGGGCAGCCTGAACGCTGGCCAGACGGTGGTGAAACTGGTTCACGACGAGCTGATTGAAACGCTGGGCGGCAAGAGCGTGCAGCCCGAGCTGAAAACCGAGGGCAACGTGTGGTTCATGGTGGGCCTCCAGGGGGCCGGCAAGACCACCAGCACCGGCAAACTGGCGGCGCACTACAAGAGCAAGGGCCGCCGCGTGCTGCTGGTGGCCGCCGACACGCAGCGCCCGGCGGCGCGCGACCAGCTGGAGGTGCTGGCCCGGCAGGTGGGGGTGCCCATTCTGAAGGTGGCCGACGGCGAAAGCCCCGCTGAAACCCGGCGCCGCGTGGACGAACACCTGAAAACCGATTTCCGCGACCTTGTGATTGTGGATACGGCGGGCCGCCTGCAGATTGACGAGGCGCTGATGGACCAGCTGGCCGAGCTGCAGGTGGCCATGCAGCCCACCGAATCGCTGCTGGTGGTGGACGCCATGACCGGGCAGGAAGCCCTGAACGTGGCCCAGACCTTCGACCAGCGCGTGACGGTCACGGGACTGGTGATCACCAAGATGGACGGCGACGCCCGCGGCGGGGCGGCCCTCTCGGCGCGCAGCGTGACCGGCAAACCCATTTACTTTGCGGGCACCAGCGAGAAGCTGGCCGGACTGGAACCTTTCTACCCCGACCGGGTGGCGGGGCGCATTCTGGGCATGGGTGACGTGCTGGGCCTGATCGAGCGCGCCCAGCAGGCGGACCTGAAGGCGATGGAGGTCAAGAAGCCCGGCGAGTTTGACCTTGAAGACCTGCTGACCCAGCTGCGCCAGATTCGCAAGATGGGCCCGCTGGGCGACCTCCTGAAGCTGATTCCCGGCATGAGCCGCGCGCTGCCCGAGGGCTTTAACGTGGACGAGAAGCAGATTCAGCGCATTGACGCCATGATTTCCAGCATGACCCTCAAAGAGCGGCGCAACCCCAAGATCATTGACGGGCGCCGCCGTAAGCGCATTGCCGCTGGCAGCGGCCACAGCGTACAGGACATCAACAAGCTGCTGAAAATGCACGAGCAGATGAAAGACATGATGAAGATGCTGCAGCGCATGACCGGCCCCGGGGCCAAGGGCATGAAACCACCCCGCATGCCGAACCTGCCGCCCAATCTCAAGCGCTGA
- a CDS encoding YciI family protein, translated as MTLQIKPLWIVESTYLKMGEELAAVTPAHREWLEQHYKSGLFLVSGRKVDRTGGVILAHADTLQELVDLFDQDPFVQKGCARYRYTAFTPVKRSRMVELEGVPVVE; from the coding sequence ATGACCCTGCAGATCAAGCCGCTGTGGATCGTGGAAAGCACCTACCTGAAGATGGGCGAGGAACTGGCCGCCGTGACTCCCGCCCACCGGGAATGGCTGGAGCAGCACTACAAGAGTGGCCTCTTTCTGGTCAGTGGCCGCAAGGTGGACCGCACGGGCGGCGTCATCCTGGCCCACGCGGACACCCTGCAGGAACTGGTGGACCTGTTCGACCAGGACCCCTTCGTGCAAAAGGGCTGCGCGCGCTACCGCTACACCGCCTTTACGCCGGTTAAGCGCAGCCGCATGGTGGAGCTGGAAGGCGTGCCTGTGGTGGAGTGA
- a CDS encoding 3-hydroxyacyl-CoA dehydrogenase family protein: MKFGVIGAGQMGGGIAQVAAQSGFTVVVQDVKQEFLARGQTVMEKSLTKLHEKGRLEGTPAEVMGRIQFTTSLQDMAECDLVVEAIVENEAVKADLFRQLGQIVKPGGILASNTSSIPITSLATASGRPERFIGMHFMNPVPLMQLVEVIRGHQTSDETARIVTETAQQMGKTPLPCNDFPGFVSNRILMPMLNEAIQCVMEGVAEPEAIDGIMKLGMNHPMGPLTLADFIGLDTCLAIMEVLHRGLGDDKYRPSPLLRKMVQAGQLGRKSGQGFYTY, translated from the coding sequence ATGAAATTCGGAGTTATCGGCGCCGGCCAGATGGGCGGCGGCATCGCGCAGGTCGCGGCGCAAAGCGGTTTTACAGTGGTGGTGCAGGACGTTAAGCAGGAGTTCCTGGCGCGTGGGCAGACCGTCATGGAGAAGAGCCTGACCAAGCTGCATGAAAAAGGCCGCCTGGAGGGTACCCCCGCCGAGGTCATGGGCCGGATTCAGTTCACCACCAGCCTGCAGGACATGGCCGAGTGCGATCTGGTCGTGGAAGCCATCGTGGAAAACGAGGCGGTCAAGGCCGATCTGTTCCGGCAACTGGGGCAGATCGTCAAGCCAGGCGGCATCCTGGCCAGCAACACCAGCTCCATTCCCATCACCAGCCTCGCCACCGCTTCTGGGCGCCCCGAGCGTTTTATCGGGATGCACTTCATGAATCCGGTGCCGCTGATGCAGTTGGTGGAGGTCATTCGCGGCCACCAGACCAGCGACGAAACGGCCCGCATCGTTACCGAAACGGCTCAGCAAATGGGCAAGACGCCGCTGCCCTGCAACGATTTCCCCGGCTTCGTGTCCAACCGCATCCTGATGCCCATGCTGAACGAGGCCATTCAGTGCGTGATGGAGGGCGTGGCCGAGCCTGAAGCCATTGACGGCATCATGAAGCTGGGCATGAATCACCCGATGGGCCCGCTGACCCTGGCGGACTTTATCGGCCTGGACACCTGCCTGGCCATCATGGAAGTGCTGCATAGGGGCCTGGGCGACGACAAGTACCGCCCCAGCCCGCTGCTGCGCAAGATGGTGCAGGCCGGGCAACTGGGCCGCAAGAGCGGGCAGGGCTTCTACACGTACTGA